The Conexivisphaera calida genome includes a region encoding these proteins:
- a CDS encoding MBL fold metallo-hydrolase, with protein sequence MPVRITVLVDNFVPRPGRLMGEYGLSLLVERGDLRILYDTGATGEPLLRNAREMGVDLDRLDYIVLSHRHADHTGGLMRLLEARRGNGPVLVAHHDLFEPALVSDGGRWRDIGAPFTEGDLRNRGIRPLLIREPLKLDEGVWISGEVPRDRGPSHAEGMFRPRDGRMSADDMMDDLALYLKVGDEVVTVTGCGHAGVENIVEHGERLVGGRLGALVGGLHLLHSEDRRIEEVAGYLSSKAPRLVAPLHCTGPRAHWQLSSRMGRAYRLSGAGSIIEYG encoded by the coding sequence GTGCCTGTCAGGATAACGGTGCTCGTGGACAACTTCGTGCCGCGCCCGGGAAGGCTGATGGGCGAGTACGGGCTCTCGCTGCTCGTGGAGAGGGGGGACCTCAGGATACTGTACGACACGGGGGCCACCGGCGAGCCGCTCCTGAGGAACGCGAGGGAGATGGGGGTGGACCTCGACCGCCTGGACTACATAGTGCTCAGCCACAGGCACGCGGACCACACGGGTGGCCTGATGCGCCTGCTGGAGGCCAGGAGGGGCAACGGACCGGTGCTTGTGGCGCATCACGATCTCTTCGAGCCGGCGCTCGTCTCGGACGGCGGCAGATGGCGTGACATAGGAGCGCCGTTCACGGAGGGTGACCTGAGGAATAGGGGAATCCGGCCGCTCCTGATCAGGGAGCCGCTGAAGCTGGACGAGGGAGTCTGGATATCGGGAGAGGTCCCGAGGGACAGGGGGCCGAGCCATGCGGAGGGCATGTTCAGGCCGAGGGATGGCAGGATGTCCGCGGATGACATGATGGATGATCTTGCGCTGTACTTGAAGGTGGGCGACGAGGTGGTCACCGTGACGGGATGCGGGCATGCCGGGGTGGAGAACATAGTGGAGCATGGTGAGAGGCTCGTCGGGGGGCGCCTGGGTGCGCTCGTCGGGGGACTGCACCTGCTGCACTCCGAGGATAGGAGGATAGAGGAGGTCGCCGGATACCTATCGTCAAAGGCCCCCCGGCTGGTGGCACCCCTCCACTGCACCGGACCTCGCGCGCACTGGCAGCTCAGCTCGAGGATGGGGCGCGCCTATCGCCTGTCGGGAGCGGGAAGCATCATAGAGTACGGATAG
- the trxA gene encoding thioredoxin, whose amino-acid sequence MSSFDDAEFEERVKETIMKKMLESSAVGTPAREEVHEEPVELNSSNFDSFLSSHHCVVVDFWAEWCYPCKLIEPIVMKLAKKFAGKVVFARVNVDDNQEIAYKYDIMGIPTLIFFQDGEEVDRLIGAMSEPVLRRSVEQRCLSS is encoded by the coding sequence ATGAGCTCTTTCGACGACGCGGAGTTCGAGGAACGCGTCAAGGAGACGATCATGAAGAAGATGCTGGAGTCGAGCGCGGTCGGAACCCCGGCCCGCGAGGAGGTGCACGAGGAGCCCGTGGAGCTCAACTCGTCGAACTTCGACAGTTTCCTGTCTAGCCATCACTGCGTTGTGGTGGATTTCTGGGCCGAGTGGTGTTATCCGTGCAAGCTCATAGAGCCCATAGTTATGAAGCTGGCAAAGAAGTTCGCCGGTAAGGTGGTATTCGCCAGGGTCAACGTCGACGACAATCAGGAGATAGCCTATAAGTACGATATAATGGGCATACCCACCCTGATATTCTTCCAAGACGGCGAGGAGGTCGACAGGTTGATAGGCGCCATGTCGGAGCCCGTCCTCAGGAGATCCGTCGAGCAGCGCTGCCTGAGCTCCTAG
- the moaC gene encoding cyclic pyranopterin monophosphate synthase MoaC translates to MMVDVTRKDEVYREATATGKIVLRESTLDAIRRGVVPKGDPLTISKVVAMEAVKRTPYDLPFCHGIPITGVDVEISLEPDGVRATVTVRAIARTGVEMEALSGVSAALLNVWDMVKSLEKDESGNYPWTRISDIRVVNKVKRSSPGS, encoded by the coding sequence ATGATGGTCGATGTGACGCGCAAGGACGAGGTCTACCGCGAGGCCACCGCGACCGGCAAGATAGTGCTGAGGGAATCCACGCTCGACGCCATCAGGCGCGGTGTCGTCCCGAAGGGGGATCCCCTGACGATATCCAAGGTGGTCGCGATGGAGGCGGTCAAGAGGACCCCATATGATCTGCCCTTCTGCCACGGCATACCCATAACCGGCGTGGACGTCGAAATATCGCTCGAGCCAGACGGCGTCAGGGCGACCGTCACGGTCAGGGCCATAGCCAGGACCGGTGTGGAGATGGAGGCGCTGAGCGGCGTGTCGGCGGCGCTCCTCAACGTCTGGGACATGGTCAAGTCGCTCGAGAAGGACGAGAGCGGGAATTACCCCTGGACAAGGATATCGGATATAAGAGTCGTGAACAAGGTAAAGAGGAGTTCCCCGGGTTCGTAG
- the moaA gene encoding GTP 3',8-cyclase MoaA, with amino-acid sequence MQAPQTDAGSSSGRPPLVDSFGRVIRKIRVSVTERCNFRCAYCMPVAPTWFERDAVLRFEEIARVVRIVASMGVRTVKLTGGEPLMRRDVEGLISMIAGQPGVNSISMTTNGFFLEEKASALRNAGLGAVTISLPSVDREKFRSITGVDALDKVVRGIDAALSAGFSPVKLNATVVKGLNEDEVPRLAEFARDRGIFIRFIEFMPFDGKGSWRPDKVLSWREMYESLRGKFDLEPLPREAGSTSMNFAFKGARGGVGFIASITAPFCDDCERIRLTADGRIVPCMFSPKEFDLRSALRGGASDLKLEGMIRAAVSSKDRGVKYMMQAGDLPNKIRPMYVLGG; translated from the coding sequence GTGCAGGCGCCCCAGACCGATGCTGGATCATCGTCCGGCCGTCCGCCCCTCGTGGACTCATTCGGCAGGGTCATTCGGAAGATCAGGGTCTCGGTCACCGAGCGCTGCAACTTCCGCTGTGCGTACTGCATGCCGGTGGCCCCCACATGGTTCGAGAGGGACGCGGTGCTCCGGTTCGAGGAGATAGCGCGCGTGGTGAGGATAGTCGCGTCGATGGGCGTGAGGACCGTGAAGCTCACGGGCGGGGAGCCCCTCATGAGGAGGGATGTGGAGGGACTGATATCCATGATAGCCGGGCAGCCCGGCGTCAACAGCATAAGCATGACGACCAACGGGTTCTTCCTGGAGGAGAAGGCCAGCGCGCTCAGGAATGCGGGCCTGGGGGCCGTGACGATAAGCCTGCCGAGCGTGGACAGGGAGAAATTCAGGTCCATAACCGGCGTGGACGCGCTCGACAAGGTCGTCCGGGGAATAGACGCCGCGCTGTCAGCGGGCTTCTCGCCCGTCAAATTGAACGCCACCGTGGTGAAGGGGCTGAACGAGGACGAGGTGCCCCGGCTGGCCGAGTTCGCCAGGGATCGCGGGATCTTCATCAGGTTCATAGAGTTCATGCCCTTCGACGGGAAGGGCTCCTGGAGGCCCGACAAGGTCCTATCATGGCGTGAGATGTATGAATCGCTCAGGGGCAAGTTCGACCTGGAGCCCCTGCCCAGGGAGGCGGGCAGCACTTCGATGAACTTCGCGTTCAAGGGAGCCAGGGGCGGGGTTGGATTCATAGCTTCCATAACGGCGCCGTTCTGCGACGACTGCGAGAGGATACGGCTCACCGCCGACGGGAGGATAGTGCCGTGCATGTTCAGCCCCAAGGAGTTCGACCTGCGGTCCGCGCTCAGAGGTGGCGCATCGGACCTGAAGCTGGAGGGCATGATCCGCGCAGCCGTCTCCTCGAAGGATCGGGGCGTGAAGTACATGATGCAGGCCGGGGATCTCCCGAACAAGATAAGGCCCATGTACGTCCTGGGCGGGTGA
- a CDS encoding N-glycosylase/DNA lyase: MELSVSAERELVLSALFSEIGAARVMRLEDELDPQLAFASDVARRWGAGPGSLCSMLTALVSYRLAMRGEEWWRCFRDFFLEHQCPPDPRGAAAAVGEFLRSCKGGVVARGVKLRRLERALSAGPVLRRLVESPSDVILGDHRGLLSSLAASLGQRPEDKTIVFSLKMAYYACRGTSCPGVMLPADVPIPVDVRVSCVSYSSGLVDVPLDVDPVRAIMSHPGIARHAWSTISRASGIPPLHIDTVIWAVGWAPRELEVDEARAAIHRSLEPSLGTRLAAAVARELTVRACGSARAPRSRVEDVDE; this comes from the coding sequence ATGGAGCTCAGCGTCTCGGCCGAGAGGGAGCTCGTCCTCTCCGCGCTGTTCTCGGAGATCGGCGCGGCGCGCGTCATGCGCCTGGAGGACGAACTGGACCCCCAGCTCGCATTCGCGTCCGACGTCGCCCGTCGCTGGGGCGCTGGGCCAGGCTCCCTGTGCTCCATGCTGACCGCACTGGTCAGCTACAGGCTAGCCATGAGGGGCGAGGAGTGGTGGAGGTGCTTCCGCGACTTCTTCCTGGAGCACCAATGCCCTCCCGACCCCCGCGGTGCAGCCGCAGCCGTCGGCGAGTTCCTGCGCTCGTGCAAGGGAGGGGTCGTTGCGAGGGGCGTCAAGCTGCGCAGGCTGGAGAGGGCGCTCTCCGCCGGCCCCGTTCTCCGGCGCTTGGTGGAGTCCCCGTCCGACGTGATACTGGGGGACCACCGCGGGCTGCTCTCCTCGCTGGCGGCATCCCTCGGACAGCGGCCCGAGGACAAGACGATAGTCTTCTCCCTCAAGATGGCGTACTACGCGTGTCGCGGGACGTCCTGTCCCGGGGTCATGCTCCCAGCCGATGTGCCCATACCGGTGGACGTCCGCGTGTCGTGCGTGTCGTACTCATCAGGCCTTGTCGACGTCCCGCTGGACGTCGATCCCGTGAGGGCCATAATGTCGCACCCGGGTATCGCACGCCACGCCTGGTCCACGATCTCCCGTGCCAGTGGGATACCGCCGCTCCACATCGACACAGTGATATGGGCCGTGGGATGGGCGCCGCGCGAGCTGGAGGTCGACGAGGCCCGCGCCGCCATCCACAGGTCGCTGGAGCCGTCGCTGGGCACGCGTCTGGCCGCCGCGGTCGCGCGCGAGCTCACGGTACGCGCATGTGGATCCGCGCGTGCACCTCGCAGTCGTGTGGAGGACGTCGATGAATGA
- a CDS encoding alcohol dehydrogenase catalytic domain-containing protein: MRAWILRRQSRIEERPLELVDNYPTPEPGPGQVRIRIKATGICRTDLHIAEGDLPLHKSPLVPGHQIAGVVDEVGEGVTRFRPGDRAGLTWIYGACGHCKMCVTGRENHCPSIVRTGWDVDGGYAEYVVADEGFAIPLDGVPLDFEDLAPMMCPGMTGYLAFELAEVGPGDRLGLLGFGPTAYYVMKVARSMGIDVYVSTRSRAHREIAQSLGAKWVGNLLEERSPEPLDAIISFPAVGESTERALMSVAPGGVLVLSQIFSTPMTISDYNGNLWGRTIRTVQNVRRSSIYKMVEAAKRIDMSIPKDIFSFDELQEAAVRSRRGELQGLTAVVRVQ, translated from the coding sequence ATGAGGGCTTGGATCCTGCGCAGGCAGTCCAGGATCGAGGAAAGGCCCCTCGAGCTCGTGGACAACTACCCGACGCCCGAGCCGGGCCCCGGCCAAGTCCGCATCCGGATAAAGGCGACCGGCATCTGCCGCACAGACCTACACATAGCCGAGGGCGACCTACCGCTGCACAAGTCGCCGCTGGTGCCGGGACACCAGATAGCGGGCGTCGTCGACGAGGTCGGGGAGGGGGTCACCCGCTTCAGGCCCGGCGACAGGGCCGGGCTCACCTGGATCTACGGGGCGTGCGGCCACTGCAAGATGTGCGTCACCGGCCGCGAGAACCACTGCCCGTCCATAGTCAGGACCGGGTGGGACGTCGATGGCGGGTACGCGGAGTACGTGGTCGCCGACGAGGGCTTCGCCATACCGCTGGACGGAGTGCCGCTGGACTTCGAGGACCTGGCTCCCATGATGTGTCCGGGCATGACTGGATACCTGGCGTTCGAGCTGGCCGAGGTCGGACCCGGTGACAGGCTCGGCCTCCTGGGGTTCGGGCCCACCGCGTATTACGTAATGAAGGTAGCGAGGAGCATGGGAATAGACGTCTACGTGAGCACGAGGTCCAGGGCACACCGGGAGATAGCGCAGTCCCTCGGGGCCAAGTGGGTTGGCAACCTGCTGGAGGAGAGGTCGCCGGAGCCGCTCGACGCCATAATATCGTTCCCCGCCGTGGGTGAGTCCACAGAGAGGGCGCTGATGTCAGTGGCCCCCGGCGGCGTCCTCGTCCTCTCCCAGATCTTCTCGACGCCGATGACCATCTCCGACTACAACGGGAACCTCTGGGGCAGGACCATCAGGACCGTGCAGAACGTGAGGAGGAGTTCCATTTACAAGATGGTGGAGGCCGCCAAGAGGATAGACATGAGCATACCGAAGGACATATTCAGCTTCGACGAGCTCCAGGAGGCAGCCGTGAGGAGCCGGAGGGGCGAACTGCAGGGCCTGACGGCCGTCGTGAGAGTGCAGTGA
- a CDS encoding MBL fold metallo-hydrolase, translated as MEGTDETRRWVKIGPFNVSILAADSMGVRSLATLIDACGVIVGLDLGASIAPKRYGLPPHREELSALSRAREAVVEAAREADALVITHYHYDHYMRDEPSIYRGKRLFVKNPSGDVNRSQRWRARTFLEDMGVARLAEVHYADGGSFDLGGPRIDFSRAVWHGEPGTPVGKVIMARISCSGESVIFASDVQGPADPDALGAIEAWSGSGSGTRLLELSGPPTYFAGLKVSEDAVDAGLAGLMDIVKSGSTEVVVVDHHLLRDLNYRDAIAAHSDEARLHGVRLITAAELMGYEVEQLEAMRRELWSKDRSMNGFSRSSGSAARRIS; from the coding sequence ATGGAGGGCACGGACGAGACGCGCAGATGGGTCAAGATAGGACCATTCAATGTGTCGATACTGGCTGCCGACAGCATGGGAGTCCGCAGCCTAGCGACGCTAATCGACGCGTGCGGCGTCATCGTGGGGCTCGACCTTGGGGCGTCGATAGCCCCCAAGCGCTACGGGCTTCCCCCGCACAGGGAGGAACTGTCGGCGCTGTCCAGGGCGAGGGAGGCCGTCGTGGAGGCGGCGAGGGAGGCTGATGCGCTGGTCATAACTCATTACCACTACGATCACTACATGAGGGACGAGCCCAGCATATACAGGGGTAAGAGGCTCTTCGTGAAGAATCCCTCGGGCGACGTGAACAGGAGCCAGAGGTGGAGGGCGAGGACGTTCCTGGAGGACATGGGGGTGGCACGGCTGGCGGAGGTCCACTACGCCGACGGCGGCTCATTCGACCTGGGAGGGCCCAGGATCGACTTCTCGAGGGCAGTGTGGCACGGGGAGCCGGGGACGCCAGTGGGTAAGGTGATAATGGCCAGGATCTCATGCAGCGGCGAGTCGGTGATATTCGCGAGCGACGTGCAGGGCCCCGCGGATCCCGACGCGCTGGGCGCCATAGAGGCATGGAGTGGGAGTGGGAGTGGCACCAGGCTCCTAGAGCTGAGCGGGCCGCCGACGTACTTCGCCGGCCTGAAGGTGTCCGAGGATGCCGTGGATGCGGGGCTGGCGGGGCTCATGGACATAGTGAAGTCTGGATCCACGGAGGTCGTGGTCGTGGACCACCACCTACTGCGCGACCTGAACTATAGGGACGCGATAGCGGCGCACTCCGATGAGGCCAGACTCCACGGGGTCAGGCTGATAACCGCCGCGGAGCTCATGGGATACGAGGTGGAGCAGCTGGAGGCCATGAGACGGGAACTGTGGTCTAAGGATAGAAGCATGAATGGATTTTCTAGGAGCTCAGGCAGCGCTGCTCGACGGATCTCCTGA
- a CDS encoding HAD family hydrolase — protein sequence MIFDLEGVLTPHEFLLELAERAGKYEEVLKEFRAGINGHRSWLESLHRRIEILRGTPEEFAEEVAAGVDLEPGAAELTRALREDGWKVAVVSGGFDVVRPSLDRHGLSYDRFMSHRLVFEDGRLSGVELRFPDKGAAARRLKEEIRPDFVVAIGDGWNDVPMFSEADLAIGFRPKPVLEGYIHMGASDIDELARILLNGRLEAAAEHDLRH from the coding sequence GTGATATTTGACTTGGAGGGCGTGCTGACCCCGCACGAGTTCCTTCTCGAGCTCGCGGAGCGCGCAGGTAAATATGAGGAGGTGCTGAAGGAGTTCCGCGCGGGCATAAATGGACATCGTTCATGGCTCGAGAGCCTGCACCGGAGGATAGAGATACTGCGCGGGACCCCTGAGGAGTTCGCGGAGGAGGTGGCCGCGGGAGTTGACCTGGAGCCCGGGGCGGCGGAGCTCACCCGTGCGCTCAGGGAAGACGGATGGAAGGTGGCCGTGGTATCGGGCGGATTCGACGTGGTGAGGCCATCGCTGGACCGCCACGGCCTGAGCTACGATCGCTTCATGTCGCACAGGCTGGTGTTCGAGGACGGGCGCCTGAGCGGCGTGGAGCTCAGGTTCCCGGACAAGGGCGCCGCGGCGAGGAGGCTGAAGGAGGAGATACGGCCGGACTTCGTCGTGGCCATCGGCGACGGCTGGAACGACGTCCCCATGTTCTCGGAGGCCGACCTTGCGATAGGTTTCCGCCCCAAGCCGGTGCTGGAGGGCTACATACACATGGGCGCGTCGGACATAGACGAGCTCGCGAGGATACTGCTCAATGGACGCCTCGAGGCGGCGGCGGAGCACGACCTGAGGCATTGA
- the cyoE gene encoding heme o synthase, producing the protein MRSSAVAELVKPSQTLLLMVTAYCSYLAAGGRSPLDLVVLTVSEFLAISGTTAANMYLERDIDALMPRTSRRPLPSGSISPGSAVALASSMFLVSVIISSAWSGALTLTILVGFLSDILVYTNIVKRMTPYSVVLGGIAGAMPALGGWVLARGFTPAGFLLAAVVLAWIPMHIWFIATYYADDYALAGIPMMPVVRGPSEAARYTEYSTAAIPALAWAYYAITRRGLLAAVVATALAALALRRAEDFRRSPTRDAAREMFKMASPLIAVVFVLEALEGVLGIP; encoded by the coding sequence GTGAGGTCCAGCGCGGTCGCGGAGCTTGTGAAGCCCTCGCAGACGCTCCTGCTCATGGTGACGGCATACTGTTCATATCTGGCCGCCGGCGGCAGATCCCCGCTCGACCTGGTGGTACTGACGGTATCCGAGTTCTTGGCGATATCGGGCACCACAGCCGCCAACATGTACTTGGAGCGCGACATAGATGCCCTCATGCCCAGGACCTCCAGGAGGCCGCTGCCCTCGGGATCCATATCCCCTGGCTCCGCCGTGGCGCTGGCGTCATCGATGTTCCTAGTTTCCGTCATCATCTCCTCCGCGTGGTCGGGCGCGCTGACCCTGACGATACTCGTGGGGTTCCTCTCCGACATACTGGTCTACACGAACATCGTGAAGCGCATGACGCCCTACAGCGTGGTGCTTGGTGGAATAGCCGGCGCGATGCCAGCCCTCGGTGGATGGGTCCTGGCCCGCGGCTTCACCCCGGCGGGGTTCCTGCTGGCGGCCGTCGTGCTGGCATGGATACCCATGCACATATGGTTCATAGCCACCTACTACGCGGACGACTACGCGCTCGCCGGCATCCCCATGATGCCAGTCGTCAGGGGGCCATCCGAGGCCGCGAGGTACACCGAGTACTCGACGGCGGCGATACCCGCGCTCGCCTGGGCCTACTACGCGATCACGCGCAGGGGCCTGCTGGCGGCGGTCGTCGCCACGGCCCTGGCAGCCCTCGCCCTGAGGAGGGCCGAGGACTTCAGGAGATCGCCCACCAGGGACGCCGCCCGCGAGATGTTCAAGATGGCGAGCCCCCTGATAGCGGTGGTGTTCGTGCTCGAGGCGCTCGAGGGGGTACTGGGCATTCCGTAG
- a CDS encoding MogA/MoaB family molybdenum cofactor biosynthesis protein, protein MPHETPNVEPVFAVLVTSDSRFEALLEGARYEDESGKLAREALGEAGFRVLGPVLLPNDELTIMGVASYIAERGLANSILIVGGTGASPRDVSSDAVEEMCDRLLPGFGEAFRALTREEDVAKSVLTRATAGTLGDAVIFAVPGNPSAVELAVKRIIAPVIRHLLGELNR, encoded by the coding sequence GTGCCGCACGAAACGCCGAACGTGGAGCCGGTGTTCGCGGTCCTAGTGACGAGCGACAGCAGGTTCGAGGCACTGCTCGAGGGCGCGCGCTACGAGGACGAGAGCGGGAAGCTCGCGAGGGAGGCGCTCGGGGAGGCCGGCTTCAGGGTCCTAGGACCCGTGCTACTGCCCAACGACGAGCTGACGATAATGGGTGTAGCATCATATATAGCTGAGAGGGGCCTGGCGAACTCAATACTGATCGTAGGTGGAACCGGGGCTTCGCCGAGGGACGTCAGCTCCGACGCCGTGGAGGAGATGTGCGATCGCCTGCTCCCCGGCTTCGGGGAGGCCTTCAGGGCGCTGACGAGGGAGGAGGACGTCGCGAAGTCCGTCCTGACGAGGGCCACGGCCGGGACCCTCGGCGATGCCGTGATATTCGCGGTCCCCGGCAATCCGTCGGCGGTTGAACTGGCCGTGAAGCGCATAATTGCTCCGGTGATAAGACATCTGCTGGGGGAGCTCAACAGATAG
- a CDS encoding molybdopterin-binding protein, which translates to MVEGWRVVRAEEAVGRRAAHDITAVSASAKGPIVRRGEVITERHVAALREAGHDYVAVLEPGSDAGDIVWEDAAVMDLARAMAGEGVEVRYAGEGKAFIHASTRGYLSIDPGLLVGVNSTTDFRAMSRRSGSWVNPGDLLAIVELMPLYVPRAEVERVRNSIHGSVSVRAPLGLGAWLVVTGTEIYEGRVKDLAEGAVGPKLELYGCRLLGKTVVPDDERAISSAISDAASRSDLVIVTGGMSVDPTDVTPRAVLSTGAKLVIYGFPVKPTTMGLLAYLGDKPVIGMSSGVVHFSRENALDVLLPRVCTGGRWTRDELASLGDGGIMESFLAEVQARRS; encoded by the coding sequence ATGGTTGAGGGGTGGAGAGTTGTCAGGGCCGAGGAAGCCGTCGGCAGGAGGGCCGCACATGACATCACGGCGGTCTCCGCATCCGCCAAGGGTCCCATCGTCAGGCGCGGCGAGGTGATAACCGAGCGCCACGTGGCAGCTCTCAGGGAGGCCGGCCACGACTACGTAGCCGTGCTGGAGCCCGGGAGCGACGCCGGGGACATCGTTTGGGAGGACGCAGCGGTCATGGATCTCGCCCGGGCCATGGCAGGCGAGGGGGTGGAGGTGCGCTACGCCGGTGAGGGAAAGGCGTTCATCCACGCCTCGACGAGGGGATACCTGTCGATAGATCCCGGTCTGCTGGTGGGCGTTAACTCCACCACCGACTTCCGCGCTATGTCGAGGCGCTCCGGCTCCTGGGTTAATCCCGGCGATCTGCTGGCCATAGTGGAGTTGATGCCGCTCTACGTCCCGCGCGCGGAGGTGGAGCGCGTGAGGAACTCCATCCACGGGTCGGTGTCCGTCAGGGCACCGCTCGGCCTCGGCGCATGGCTCGTGGTCACCGGGACCGAGATCTACGAGGGGCGCGTGAAGGACCTGGCAGAGGGCGCCGTGGGTCCCAAGCTGGAGCTCTACGGATGCAGGCTGCTCGGGAAGACCGTGGTGCCGGACGATGAGCGCGCCATATCGTCGGCGATCTCGGACGCGGCGTCGAGGTCGGACCTCGTGATAGTTACCGGCGGCATGAGCGTGGATCCGACGGACGTCACCCCGAGGGCGGTGCTCTCCACCGGCGCGAAGCTCGTGATCTACGGCTTCCCCGTAAAACCTACCACGATGGGCCTACTGGCGTACCTCGGAGATAAGCCCGTGATCGGCATGTCCTCCGGCGTGGTCCACTTCTCCAGGGAAAACGCGTTGGACGTGCTGCTGCCGCGCGTCTGCACTGGCGGCAGGTGGACCAGGGACGAGCTCGCGTCGCTCGGTGACGGTGGGATAATGGAGAGTTTCCTGGCCGAGGTCCAAGCGCGGCGGAGCTAG
- a CDS encoding NOL1/NOP2/sun family putative RNA methylase encodes MSARERLISHLSRYRSIIPDFDSFIDYQFRPLNPTIRTNTLLLEPGELASMLSSRGMRLSAVPWHPWFFRVDDPGQVGNPGRTMEHLLGYYYVQELTSALPPMVLSPRPGDLVLDVAAAPGSKTTQMAQMMRNSGTIVANDVDYRRMGALRSNVDRLRITNVVMTRNDGRRIQSSVAFPRILLDAPCSSEGIARRSPEHVAKLTLTQIRGLSRLQISLIRRSIDLLAPGGLLVYSVCTFAPEEAELVVDHAISLGVEPEEVRLPLRSEPGIREWVDEKGRHYRFSPGVEMAVRIYPHLNDTGGMFIALLRKPEAR; translated from the coding sequence ATGAGCGCCCGCGAGCGCCTGATATCCCACCTCTCCAGGTATAGATCGATAATCCCGGACTTCGACTCATTCATCGACTACCAGTTCAGGCCGCTCAACCCCACGATCAGGACAAATACACTGCTCCTGGAGCCCGGCGAGCTGGCTTCCATGCTCTCGTCCAGGGGGATGAGGCTCTCCGCGGTCCCCTGGCATCCATGGTTCTTCCGCGTGGACGATCCGGGCCAGGTGGGGAATCCCGGAAGGACCATGGAGCACCTCCTCGGGTACTACTATGTGCAGGAGCTCACGTCCGCGCTCCCCCCGATGGTGCTCTCCCCGCGCCCGGGTGACCTGGTGCTGGACGTTGCCGCCGCCCCCGGGAGCAAGACGACCCAGATGGCCCAGATGATGCGGAACTCCGGGACGATAGTGGCGAACGACGTGGACTACAGGAGGATGGGGGCCCTCAGGTCGAACGTCGACAGGCTCAGGATCACCAACGTGGTGATGACCAGGAACGACGGCAGGCGCATTCAGTCGTCCGTGGCCTTCCCGCGCATATTGCTCGACGCGCCCTGCAGCTCGGAGGGAATAGCTAGGAGGTCGCCAGAGCACGTCGCCAAGCTCACGCTGACACAGATAAGGGGACTCTCAAGGCTACAGATATCGCTCATAAGGAGGTCGATCGACCTCCTCGCGCCTGGCGGCCTGCTGGTCTACTCCGTCTGCACGTTTGCGCCTGAGGAGGCGGAGCTCGTCGTGGATCACGCGATATCGCTGGGCGTGGAGCCCGAGGAGGTCAGGCTACCGCTCAGGTCGGAGCCGGGGATCCGCGAGTGGGTGGACGAGAAGGGGAGGCACTACAGGTTCTCGCCCGGCGTCGAGATGGCTGTCAGGATATATCCACATCTGAACGATACAGGGGGGATGTTCATTGCGCTGCTCAGGAAGCCCGAGGCCCGCTGA